From the genome of Perca fluviatilis chromosome 1, GENO_Pfluv_1.0, whole genome shotgun sequence, one region includes:
- the gtpbp1l gene encoding GTP binding protein 1, like isoform X1 has product MASLTATEQATCPGAIPAVESIVPACMFAPDQGCADDPCSVEGFEDGECPNGESADHLDLSSKLVLVSPTGQQYDSLLRHLREQIDEGCGETIFVVGMGSDGGDYGLDDKDMEASVATVRSLCEQIEADLILLRERTDTGGKIQDYLIRRRVGEQDFLEVRVAVVGNVDAGKSTLLGVLTHGELDNGRGFARQKLFRHKHEMESGRTSSVGNDILGFDQEGQVVNKPDSHGGSLDWTKICEKSSKVITFIDLAGHEKYLKTTVFGMTGHLPDFCMLMVGSNAGIVGMTKEHLGLALALNVPVFVVVTKIDMCPANILQETLKLLQRLLKSQGCRKIPVLVQNKDDVIVTASNFSSERMCPIFQISNVTGENMDLLKMFLNLLSSRTNFNNDEPAEFQIDDTYSVPGVGTVVSGTTLRGMIRLNDTLLLGPDPLGTFIPIAVKSIHRKRMPVKEVRGGQTASFALKKIKRSYIRKGMVMVSPKLMPQATWEFEAEILVLHHPTTISPRYQAMVHCGSIRQTATILTMNKDCLRTGDKATVHFRFIKTPEYLHCDHKLVFREGRTKAVGTITKLLQAVNTQAAKAQQAKMQASKKTFKEGTAANEEAGSTARPPSPNTAQLPTVAEEEALCKDGNKENKLKSGSGGRRRGGQRHRGKGLSAETISTAVPAGAAGTA; this is encoded by the exons ATGGCGTCGTTAACGGCGACAGAACAAGCGACATGCCCGGGTGCAATACCAGCAGTAGAATCCATAGTGCCCGCTTGCATGTTTGCACCGGACCAAGGATGTGCCGACGATCCATGCAGCGTAGAGGGCTTTGAAGACGGCGAGTGTCCAAACGGCGAGTCCGCGGATCATTTAGACTTGAGCAGCAAG CTGGTCCTAGTGAGTCCAACAGGGCAACAGTATGATTCATTACTACGACATCTGAGGGAGCAGATAGATGAGGGCTGCGGAGAGACAATATTTGTGGTTGGGATGGGCTCAG ATGGGGGTGACTACGGTCTGGATGACAAAGACATGGAAGCGTCGGTCGCCACGGTGCGGTCGCTGTGCGAACAGATAGAGGCTGACCTGATCTTGCTGAGGGAGCGGACAGACACTGGCGGAAAGATTCAGGACTACCTCATCCGCCGGCGTGTGGGCGAGCAGGATTTCCTGGAAgtcag AGTGGCGGTGGTAGGGAATGTGGACGCGGGGAAGAGCACTCTGCTGGGGGTTTTGACCCATGGTGAGCTGGACAATGGCAGAGGCTTTGCTCGCCAGAAGCTCTTTAGACACAAACATGAAATGGAGAGTGGCAGGACCAGCAGTGTGGGCAATGATATCCTGGGTTTTGACCAGGAGGGACAG GTGGTGAACAAGCCAGACAGCCACGGTGGCAGCCTAGACTGGACCAAGATCTGTGAGAAATCCTCAAAAGTGATCACCTTTATTGACCTGGCTGGCCATGAGAAGTACCTCAAGACCACTGTGTTCGGCATGACGGGACACCTGCCGGATTTCTGCATGCTCATG GTCGGCAGTAACGCTGGCATCGTTGGCATGACCAAAGAGCATCTGGGTCTGGCTCTGGCcctaaatgtgccagtgtttgtAGTGGTTACTAAGATAGACATGTGTCCGGCCAACATCCTGCAAG agaCGCTAAAATTATTGCAGAGGTTATTAAAGTCCCAAGGCTGCAGGAAAATCCCCGTGCTGGTCCAGAACAAGGATGATGTCATCGTCACAGCCTCCAACTTCAGCTCTGAGAG GATGTGTCCAATTTTTCAAATCTCAAATGTGACGGGGGAGAACATGGATCTGCTGAAGATGTTCCTCAACCTCCTCTCTTCTCGGACCAACTTCAACAACGACGAGCCAGCCGAGTTCCAAATAGACGACACATACTCTGTACcg GGGGTGGGCACCGTAGTTTCAGGAACTACGTTACGTGGAATGATACGCCTCAACGACACACTGCTCTTAGGCCCAGACCCGCTGGGCACCTTCATCCCCATAGCAGTCAAATCCATCCACCGCAAGAGGATGCCTGTCAAAGAGGTTCGCGGTGGACAGACGGCATCGTTTGCACTCAAAAAG ATCAAACGTTCATATATAAGGAAAGGCATGGTGATGGTTTCCCCAAAGTTGATGCCACAGGCCACCTGGGAGTTTGAGGCGGAGATTTTGGTGCTGCATCACCCCACCACGATATCCCCAAGATACCAGGCCATGG TCCACTGTGGCAGCATCAGGCAGACCGCCACCATCCTGACCATGAACAAAGACTGTCTGCGGACAGGGGACAAGGCCACAGTCCACTTCCGCTTCATTAAGACTCCCGAGTACCTGCACTGTGACCACAAACTGGTGTTCAGGGAAGGACGCACCAAAGCTGTGGGCACCATCACCAAG CTTCTCCAAGCAGTGAACACCCAGGCAGCGAAGGCCCAGCAGGCCAAGATGCAGGCCAGTAAGAAGACTTTTAAAGAGGGCACGGCAGCCAATGAAGAGGCTGGATCAACAGCACGACCGCCCAGTCCTAACACAGCACAGCTACCA ACAGTGGCAGAGGAGGAGGCGTTGTGTAAAGATGGCAACAAAGAGAACAAG ctcaAGTCGGGAAGCGGAGGACGCAGGAGAGGCGGTCAGAGACATCGAGGGAAAGGCCTGAGCGCTGAAACAATCTCCACAGCCGTGCCCGCAGGAGCGGCCGGCACAGCCTAA
- the gtpbp1l gene encoding GTP binding protein 1, like isoform X2, which produces MASLTATEQATCPGAIPAVESIVPACMFAPDQGCADDPCSVEGFEDGECPNGESADHLDLSSKLVLVSPTGQQYDSLLRHLREQIDEGCGETIFVVGMGSDGGDYGLDDKDMEASVATVRSLCEQIEADLILLRERTDTGGKIQDYLIRRRVGEQDFLEVRVAVVGNVDAGKSTLLGVLTHGELDNGRGFARQKLFRHKHEMESGRTSSVGNDILGFDQEGQVVNKPDSHGGSLDWTKICEKSSKVITFIDLAGHEKYLKTTVFGMTGHLPDFCMLMVGSNAGIVGMTKEHLGLALALNVPVFVVVTKIDMCPANILQETLKLLQRLLKSQGCRKIPVLVQNKDDVIVTASNFSSERMCPIFQISNVTGENMDLLKMFLNLLSSRTNFNNDEPAEFQIDDTYSVPGVGTVVSGTTLRGMIRLNDTLLLGPDPLGTFIPIAVKSIHRKRMPVKEVRGGQTASFALKKIKRSYIRKGMVMVSPKLMPQATWEFEAEILVLHHPTTISPRYQAMVHCGSIRQTATILTMNKDCLRTGDKATVHFRFIKTPEYLHCDHKLVFREGRTKAVGTITKLLQAVNTQAAKAQQAKMQASKKTFKEGTAANEEAGSTARPPSPNTAQLPLKSGSGGRRRGGQRHRGKGLSAETISTAVPAGAAGTA; this is translated from the exons ATGGCGTCGTTAACGGCGACAGAACAAGCGACATGCCCGGGTGCAATACCAGCAGTAGAATCCATAGTGCCCGCTTGCATGTTTGCACCGGACCAAGGATGTGCCGACGATCCATGCAGCGTAGAGGGCTTTGAAGACGGCGAGTGTCCAAACGGCGAGTCCGCGGATCATTTAGACTTGAGCAGCAAG CTGGTCCTAGTGAGTCCAACAGGGCAACAGTATGATTCATTACTACGACATCTGAGGGAGCAGATAGATGAGGGCTGCGGAGAGACAATATTTGTGGTTGGGATGGGCTCAG ATGGGGGTGACTACGGTCTGGATGACAAAGACATGGAAGCGTCGGTCGCCACGGTGCGGTCGCTGTGCGAACAGATAGAGGCTGACCTGATCTTGCTGAGGGAGCGGACAGACACTGGCGGAAAGATTCAGGACTACCTCATCCGCCGGCGTGTGGGCGAGCAGGATTTCCTGGAAgtcag AGTGGCGGTGGTAGGGAATGTGGACGCGGGGAAGAGCACTCTGCTGGGGGTTTTGACCCATGGTGAGCTGGACAATGGCAGAGGCTTTGCTCGCCAGAAGCTCTTTAGACACAAACATGAAATGGAGAGTGGCAGGACCAGCAGTGTGGGCAATGATATCCTGGGTTTTGACCAGGAGGGACAG GTGGTGAACAAGCCAGACAGCCACGGTGGCAGCCTAGACTGGACCAAGATCTGTGAGAAATCCTCAAAAGTGATCACCTTTATTGACCTGGCTGGCCATGAGAAGTACCTCAAGACCACTGTGTTCGGCATGACGGGACACCTGCCGGATTTCTGCATGCTCATG GTCGGCAGTAACGCTGGCATCGTTGGCATGACCAAAGAGCATCTGGGTCTGGCTCTGGCcctaaatgtgccagtgtttgtAGTGGTTACTAAGATAGACATGTGTCCGGCCAACATCCTGCAAG agaCGCTAAAATTATTGCAGAGGTTATTAAAGTCCCAAGGCTGCAGGAAAATCCCCGTGCTGGTCCAGAACAAGGATGATGTCATCGTCACAGCCTCCAACTTCAGCTCTGAGAG GATGTGTCCAATTTTTCAAATCTCAAATGTGACGGGGGAGAACATGGATCTGCTGAAGATGTTCCTCAACCTCCTCTCTTCTCGGACCAACTTCAACAACGACGAGCCAGCCGAGTTCCAAATAGACGACACATACTCTGTACcg GGGGTGGGCACCGTAGTTTCAGGAACTACGTTACGTGGAATGATACGCCTCAACGACACACTGCTCTTAGGCCCAGACCCGCTGGGCACCTTCATCCCCATAGCAGTCAAATCCATCCACCGCAAGAGGATGCCTGTCAAAGAGGTTCGCGGTGGACAGACGGCATCGTTTGCACTCAAAAAG ATCAAACGTTCATATATAAGGAAAGGCATGGTGATGGTTTCCCCAAAGTTGATGCCACAGGCCACCTGGGAGTTTGAGGCGGAGATTTTGGTGCTGCATCACCCCACCACGATATCCCCAAGATACCAGGCCATGG TCCACTGTGGCAGCATCAGGCAGACCGCCACCATCCTGACCATGAACAAAGACTGTCTGCGGACAGGGGACAAGGCCACAGTCCACTTCCGCTTCATTAAGACTCCCGAGTACCTGCACTGTGACCACAAACTGGTGTTCAGGGAAGGACGCACCAAAGCTGTGGGCACCATCACCAAG CTTCTCCAAGCAGTGAACACCCAGGCAGCGAAGGCCCAGCAGGCCAAGATGCAGGCCAGTAAGAAGACTTTTAAAGAGGGCACGGCAGCCAATGAAGAGGCTGGATCAACAGCACGACCGCCCAGTCCTAACACAGCACAGCTACCA ctcaAGTCGGGAAGCGGAGGACGCAGGAGAGGCGGTCAGAGACATCGAGGGAAAGGCCTGAGCGCTGAAACAATCTCCACAGCCGTGCCCGCAGGAGCGGCCGGCACAGCCTAA
- the lgals2b gene encoding lectin, galactoside-binding, soluble, 2b: MLIKDMTFKEGQEFKIRVKPKDDCNSFAINFGHDSENIALHFNPRFDSNTIVFNSLSGGCWGSEQAEGNFPFVRGEECKFHINFNSSQFYIKLPDGSMLNFPNRLGDIKYKYFDVSGDARIIGVKVK, translated from the exons ATG TTAATCAAGGATATGACATTCAAGGAGGGGCAGGAGTTCAAGATCCGCGTCAAGCCCAAGGACGACTGCAATTC CTTTGCCATCAACTTCGGTCATGACAGTGAGAACATCGCATTGCACTTCAACCCCCGTTTCGACAGCAACACCATCGTCTTCAATTCCTTGTCCGGAGGATGCTGGGGCTCCGAGCAGGCTGAGGGAAACTTCCCCTTTGTGCGTGGGGAAGAATGCAAG TTTCACATCAACTTCAACAGCTCGCAGTTTTACATCAAGCTCCCTGACGGCTCCATGCTGAACTTCCCCAACCGACTGGGAGAcatcaagtacaagtactttgACGTCAGCGGTGATGCAAGGATCATCGGCGTCAAGGTCAAATAG
- the LOC120555467 gene encoding urotensin-2 receptor → MNCTPNATITPQLGLVLSPGPGDGGSQENGGGCGGGGGGGGGGGSGGLWVTFLLGATLMIMCAMGVAGNTYTLIITRSAALRRTGSMYVYIINLALADLLYLSTIPFVVCTYFAHDWLFGEAGCRILLSIDLLTMHASVFILVAMSLERYRAVARPFSAHRSSSRKRKLVAGIIWGLAFVLTLPMMVMIRLREGKPTAAGLVKSICFPTWTPEAFKAYITVLFLTSVLVPGLVIVGLYMGLASRYWAVQASLGGSSWSARRRGLKQKVVSMIFSIVMAYWACFLPFWGWQLARLFSPESLKALSPAAHNYVNFFVTCLTYGNSCINPFLYTLLTRNYKDYLAQKGQSVGSSRADPGSAVTLPLQDL, encoded by the coding sequence ATGAACTGCACTCCTAATGCCACCATCACTCCACAGCTGGGACTAGTCCTGAGCCCAGGGCCTGGAGATGGAGGGTCCCAGGAGAATGGTggtggttgtggtggtggtggtggtggtggtggtggtggaggcagTGGGGGCCTCTGGGTGACATTCCTGCTCGGTGCCACACTGATGATCATGTGCGCCATGGGTGTGGCGGGCAACACGTACACCCTCATCATTACCCGTTCAGCCGCCTTGCGCCGGACAGGCTCCATGTACGTTTACATCATCAATCTGGCTCTGGCAGACCTGctctacctctccaccatccccTTTGTGGTCTGCACCTACTTCGCCCACGACTGGCTGTTTGGCGAGGCCGGCTGTCGCATCCTGCTGAGTATCGACCTCCTCACCATGCATGCCAGCGTCTTCATCTTGGTGGCTATGAGCCTGGAACGCTACCGTGCCGTCGCTCGGCCCTTCAGCGCCCACAGGTCCTCGTCCCGGAAACGAAAGCTAGTGGCAGGGATTATCTGGGGTTTGGCTTTCGTGCTAACGCTTCCCATGATGGTGATGATCCGACTCAGGGAGGGCAAACCAACTGCGGCTGGTTTGGTTAAGAGCATATGCTTCCCTACCTGGACCCCTGAGGCCTTCAAGGCTTACATCACGGTCCTGTTTCTTACAAGTGTTTTAGTTCCTGGATTGGTAATCGTCGGGCTGTATATGGGGCTAGCCAGCCGCTACTGGGCAGTGCAGGCTAGTTTAGGAGGTAGCAGCTGGTCTGCCCGGAGGAGAGGACTCAAACAAAAAGTCGTGTCAATGATCTTTAGCATCGTAATGGCCTACTGGGCTTGTTTCTTGCCTTTCTGGGGATGGCAGCTAGCCAGACTGTTCTCTCCAGAGTCCCTCAAAGCTTTGTCTCCAGCTGCTCATAATTATGTCAATTTCTTTGTCACGTGTCTGACCTATGGGAACAGTTGCATCAATCCATTTCTTTACACTCTTCTGACCCGGAACTATAAAGATTACTTAGCCCAGAAAGGTCAGTCTGTGGGTTCAAGCAGGGCTGACCCTGGGTCAGCTGTAACTTTGCCACTGCAGGACCTCTAG